One region of Mangifera indica cultivar Alphonso chromosome 3, CATAS_Mindica_2.1, whole genome shotgun sequence genomic DNA includes:
- the LOC123211171 gene encoding bifunctional 3-dehydroquinate dehydratase/shikimate dehydrogenase, chloroplastic-like isoform X2, whose protein sequence is MKMLASGSKMTSGEMRWNPTLICVPIMGDSVGEMLVDTGKAKASGADLVEIRLDCLKNFSPHEDLKTIIKHCPLPTLFTYRPKWEGGQYEGDEKERLDVLRLAMELGADYIDVELQVALEFNNSIRGKKPEKCRVIVSSHNYQCTPSAEDLGNLVATIQATGADIVKFATTALDITDVARVFQITVHSQVPVIALVMGERGLISRILCAKFGGYLTFGTLESGIVSAPGQPTIRDLLDLYNFRQLGPDTKVFGIIGKPVGHSKSPILYNEAFKSAGFDGVYVHLLVDDVAKFFQTYSSSDFAGFSCTIPHKEAAVKICNEVDQVAKSIGAVNCIMRRSDGELFGCNTDYVGAISAIEDGLRGRENGSGIVGSPLSGKLFVVIGAGGAGKALAYGAKEKGARVAIANRTYERAKELADIVGADALTLADLNNFHPEDGMILANTTSIGMQPKVDETPISKDVLKYYSLVFDAVYTPKVTRLLREAEESGASTVSGLEMFIGQAYEQYERFTGLPAPKELFRKTMANY, encoded by the exons ATGAAGATG CTTGCTTCTGGCTCAAAAATGACAAGTGGAGAAATGAGAtggaatccaaccctaatttgTGTTCCAATTATGGGGGATTCGGTGGGGGAGATGTTGGTTGATACAGGTAAGGCAAAGGCTAGTGGTGCTGACCTTGTGGAAATCAGATTggattgtttgaaaaattttagccCTCATGAGGATCTCAAAACCATAATCAAACATTGCCCTTTGCCCACTTTGTTCACCTACAG ACCAAAATGGGAAGGTGGTCAATATGAGGGTGATGAAAAAGAGCGATTGGATGTGTTACGATTAGCCATGGAGTTGGGAGCTGATTACATTGATGTTGAGCTTCAG GTTGCTCTTGAGTTCAACAATTCCATACGTGGGAAGAAGCCTGAAAAGTGCAGAGTCATTGTTTCTTCTCATAACTATCAGTGCACTCCATCCGCTGAAGATCTTGGTAATCTTGTGGCAACGATACAAGCAACTGGAGCTGATATTGTGAAATTTGCTACCACTGCTTTGGACATAACTGATGTGGCTCGCGTTTTCCAGATAACTGTGCATTCTCAA GTTCCAGTTATTGCACTCGTTATGGGTGAAAGGGGTTTAATTTCACGGATACTTTGTGCAAAATTTGGTGGTTATCTTACTTTTGGTACCCTTGAGTCTGGAATTGTATCAGCTCCTGGTCAACCAACAATCAGAGATCTTTTGGATCTGTACAATTTTAGACAGTTAGGACCTGATACGAAAGTATTTGGGATTATTGGTAAGCCTGTTGGCCACAGCAAATCGCCTATTTTGTATAATGAAGCATTTAAGTCTGCTGGTTTCGATGGGGTTTATGTTCATTTGTTGGTGGATGATGTTGCAAAATTTTTCCAGACATACTCATCCAGTGACTTTGCTGGATTCAG TTGTACAATTCCTCACAAGGAGGCTGCAGTAAAGATCTGCAATGAGGTTGATCAAGTTGCAAAG TCAATTGGAGCTGTTAATTGTATTATGAGGAGGAGTGATGGAGAGTTATTTGGTTGCAATACGGACTATGTTGGTGCTATTTCTGCTATTGAGGATGGACTAAGAG GTAGAGAAAATGGTAGTGGCATAGTTGGTTCACCTTTATCAGGAAAGTTATTTGTGGTTATTGGTGCTGGTGGTGCTGGCAAGGCACTTGCTTATGGTGCAAAAGAAAAGGGTGCAAGGGTTGCGATCGCCAATCGCACATATG AACGTGCCAAAGAACTTGCCGACATTGTTGGAGCAGATGCTTTGACTCTTGCTGATCTGAATAACTTCCATCCAGAGGATGGTATGATTCTCGCAAACACAACGTCTATTGGGATGCAACCAAAAGTTGATGAAACACCTATTTCTAAG GatgttttgaaatattattcGCTAGTTTTCGATGCTGTTTATACCCCCAAAGTAACTAGACTCTTGCGAGAAGCTGAAGAATCTGGAGCCAGTACAGTTTCTGGGTTGGAGATGTTCATCGGACAGGCATATGAACAATATGAGAGGTTCACTGGATTGCCTG CACCCAAGGAGCTGTTCCGGAAAACCATGGCAAATTACTAA
- the LOC123211171 gene encoding bifunctional 3-dehydroquinate dehydratase/shikimate dehydrogenase, chloroplastic-like isoform X1: METTTGALLASGSKMTSGEMRWNPTLICVPIMGDSVGEMLVDTGKAKASGADLVEIRLDCLKNFSPHEDLKTIIKHCPLPTLFTYRPKWEGGQYEGDEKERLDVLRLAMELGADYIDVELQVALEFNNSIRGKKPEKCRVIVSSHNYQCTPSAEDLGNLVATIQATGADIVKFATTALDITDVARVFQITVHSQVPVIALVMGERGLISRILCAKFGGYLTFGTLESGIVSAPGQPTIRDLLDLYNFRQLGPDTKVFGIIGKPVGHSKSPILYNEAFKSAGFDGVYVHLLVDDVAKFFQTYSSSDFAGFSCTIPHKEAAVKICNEVDQVAKSIGAVNCIMRRSDGELFGCNTDYVGAISAIEDGLRGRENGSGIVGSPLSGKLFVVIGAGGAGKALAYGAKEKGARVAIANRTYERAKELADIVGADALTLADLNNFHPEDGMILANTTSIGMQPKVDETPISKDVLKYYSLVFDAVYTPKVTRLLREAEESGASTVSGLEMFIGQAYEQYERFTGLPAPKELFRKTMANY, from the exons ATGGAAACTACCACCGGTGCGTTG CTTGCTTCTGGCTCAAAAATGACAAGTGGAGAAATGAGAtggaatccaaccctaatttgTGTTCCAATTATGGGGGATTCGGTGGGGGAGATGTTGGTTGATACAGGTAAGGCAAAGGCTAGTGGTGCTGACCTTGTGGAAATCAGATTggattgtttgaaaaattttagccCTCATGAGGATCTCAAAACCATAATCAAACATTGCCCTTTGCCCACTTTGTTCACCTACAG ACCAAAATGGGAAGGTGGTCAATATGAGGGTGATGAAAAAGAGCGATTGGATGTGTTACGATTAGCCATGGAGTTGGGAGCTGATTACATTGATGTTGAGCTTCAG GTTGCTCTTGAGTTCAACAATTCCATACGTGGGAAGAAGCCTGAAAAGTGCAGAGTCATTGTTTCTTCTCATAACTATCAGTGCACTCCATCCGCTGAAGATCTTGGTAATCTTGTGGCAACGATACAAGCAACTGGAGCTGATATTGTGAAATTTGCTACCACTGCTTTGGACATAACTGATGTGGCTCGCGTTTTCCAGATAACTGTGCATTCTCAA GTTCCAGTTATTGCACTCGTTATGGGTGAAAGGGGTTTAATTTCACGGATACTTTGTGCAAAATTTGGTGGTTATCTTACTTTTGGTACCCTTGAGTCTGGAATTGTATCAGCTCCTGGTCAACCAACAATCAGAGATCTTTTGGATCTGTACAATTTTAGACAGTTAGGACCTGATACGAAAGTATTTGGGATTATTGGTAAGCCTGTTGGCCACAGCAAATCGCCTATTTTGTATAATGAAGCATTTAAGTCTGCTGGTTTCGATGGGGTTTATGTTCATTTGTTGGTGGATGATGTTGCAAAATTTTTCCAGACATACTCATCCAGTGACTTTGCTGGATTCAG TTGTACAATTCCTCACAAGGAGGCTGCAGTAAAGATCTGCAATGAGGTTGATCAAGTTGCAAAG TCAATTGGAGCTGTTAATTGTATTATGAGGAGGAGTGATGGAGAGTTATTTGGTTGCAATACGGACTATGTTGGTGCTATTTCTGCTATTGAGGATGGACTAAGAG GTAGAGAAAATGGTAGTGGCATAGTTGGTTCACCTTTATCAGGAAAGTTATTTGTGGTTATTGGTGCTGGTGGTGCTGGCAAGGCACTTGCTTATGGTGCAAAAGAAAAGGGTGCAAGGGTTGCGATCGCCAATCGCACATATG AACGTGCCAAAGAACTTGCCGACATTGTTGGAGCAGATGCTTTGACTCTTGCTGATCTGAATAACTTCCATCCAGAGGATGGTATGATTCTCGCAAACACAACGTCTATTGGGATGCAACCAAAAGTTGATGAAACACCTATTTCTAAG GatgttttgaaatattattcGCTAGTTTTCGATGCTGTTTATACCCCCAAAGTAACTAGACTCTTGCGAGAAGCTGAAGAATCTGGAGCCAGTACAGTTTCTGGGTTGGAGATGTTCATCGGACAGGCATATGAACAATATGAGAGGTTCACTGGATTGCCTG CACCCAAGGAGCTGTTCCGGAAAACCATGGCAAATTACTAA